In a genomic window of Piliocolobus tephrosceles isolate RC106 chromosome 1, ASM277652v3, whole genome shotgun sequence:
- the PIP5K1A gene encoding phosphatidylinositol 4-phosphate 5-kinase type-1 alpha isoform X3 codes for MASASSGPSSSVGFSSFDPAVPSCTSSSGFNFLCCGVSRKRAASGIKRPVAPEVPYASGMPIKKIGHRSVDSSGETTYKKTTSSALKGAIQLGITHTVGSLSTKPERDVLMQDFYVVESIFFPSEGSNLTPAHHYNDFRFKTYAPVAFRYFRELFGIRPDDYLYSLCSEPLIELCSSGASGSLFYVSSDDEFIIKTVQHKEAEFLQKLLPGYYMNLNQNPRTLLPKFYGLYCVQAGGKNIRIVVMNNLLPRSVKMHIKYDLKGSTYKRRASQKEREKPLPTFKDLDFLQDIPDGLFLDADMYNALCKTLQRDCLVLQSFKIMDYSLLMSIHNIDHAQREPLSSETQYSADTRRPAPQKALYSTAMESIQGEARRGGTMETDDHMGGIPARNSKGERLLLYIGIIDILQSYRFVKKLEHSWKALVHDGDTVSVHRPGFYAERFQRFMCNTVFKKIPLKPSPSKKFRSGSSFSRRVGSSGNSCITYQPSVSGEHKAQVTTKAEVEPGVHLGRPDVLPQTPPLEEISEGSPIPDPSFSPVVGETLQMLTTSTTLEKLEVAESEFTH; via the exons GTTTCAACTTTCTGTGCTGTGGGGTCAGCCGTAAGAGAG cagCATCTGGAATCAAGAGACCTGTGGCACCTGAG GTGCCTTATGCCTCTGGCATGCCCATCAAGAAAATAGGTCATCGAAGTGTTGATTCCTCAGGAGAGACAACATACAAAAAG ACAACCTCATCAGCCTTGAAAGGTGCCATCCAGTTAGGCATTACCCACACTGTGGGGAGCCTGAGTACCAAACCAGAGCGTGATGTCCTCATGCAAGATTTCTACGTGGTGGAGAGTATCTTCTTCCCCAG TGAAGGGAGCAACCTGACCCCTGCTCATCACTACAATGACTTTCGTTTCAAGACCTACGCACCTGTTGCCTTCCGCTACTTCCGGGAGCTATTTGGTATCCGGCCTGATGATTACTTG TATTCCCTCTGCAGTGAGCCGCTGATTGAACTCTGCAGCTCTGGAGCTAGTGGTTCCCTTTTCTATGTGTCCAGTGACGATGAGTTCATTATTAAGACAGTCCAACATAAAGAGGCGGAATTTCTGCAGAAGCTGCTTCCAGGATACTACATG AACCTCAACCAGAACCCTCGGACTTTGCTGCCTAAATTCTATGGACTGTACTGTGTGCAGGCAGGTGGCAAGAACATTCGAATTGTGGTGATGAACAATCTTTTACCAAGATCGGTAAAAATGCATATCAAATATGACCTCAAAGGCTCAACCTACAAACGGCGGGCTTCCCAGAAAGAGCGAGAGAAGCCTCTTCCCACATTTAAAGACCTAGACTTCTTACAAGACATCCCTGATGGTCTTTTTTTGGATGCTGACATGTACAATGCTCTCTGTAAGACCCTGCAGCGTGACTGTTTG GTGCTACAGAGCTTCAAGATAATGGATTATAGCCTCTTGATGTCAATCCATAATATAGATCATGCACAACGAGAGCCCTTAAGCAGCGAAACACAGTACTCAGCTGACACTCGAAGACCGGCCCCCCAAAAGGCTCTGTATTCTACAGCCATGGAATCCATCCAGGGAGAGGCTCGACGGGGTGGCACCATGGAGACTGATGACCA tatGGGTGGCATCCCTGCCCGGAATAGTAAAGGGGAAAGGCTTCTGCTTTATATTGGCATCATTGACATTCTGCAGTCTTACAG GTTTGTTAAGAAGTTGGAGCACTCTTGGAAGGCCCTGGTACATGATGGG GACACTGTCTCAGTGCATCGCCCAGGCTTCTACGCTGAACGGTTCCAGCGCTTCATGTGCAACACAGTATTTAAGAAGATTCCCT TGAAGCCTTCTCCTTCCAAAAAGTTTCGGTCTGGCTCATCTTTCTCTCGGCGAGTAGGCTCCAGTGGCAACTCCTGCATTACTTACCAGCCGTCGGTCTCTGGGGAACACAAGGCACAAGTGACAACAAAGGCGGAAGTGGAGCCAG gcGTTCACCTTGGTCGTCCTGATGTTTTACCTCAGACTCCACCTTTGGAGGAAATCAGTGAGGGCTCACCTATTCCTGACCCCAGTTTCTCACCTGTAGTTGGAGAGACTTTGCAAATGCTAACTACAAG TACAACCTTGGAAAAGCTTGAAGTTGCAGAGTCAGAGTTCACCCAT TAA
- the PIP5K1A gene encoding phosphatidylinositol 4-phosphate 5-kinase type-1 alpha isoform X4, whose product MASASSGPSSSVGFSSFDPAVPSCTSSSGFNFLCCGVSRKRASGIKRPVAPEVPYASGMPIKKIGHRSVDSSGETTYKKTTSSALKGAIQLGITHTVGSLSTKPERDVLMQDFYVVESIFFPSEGSNLTPAHHYNDFRFKTYAPVAFRYFRELFGIRPDDYLYSLCSEPLIELCSSGASGSLFYVSSDDEFIIKTVQHKEAEFLQKLLPGYYMNLNQNPRTLLPKFYGLYCVQAGGKNIRIVVMNNLLPRSVKMHIKYDLKGSTYKRRASQKEREKPLPTFKDLDFLQDIPDGLFLDADMYNALCKTLQRDCLVLQSFKIMDYSLLMSIHNIDHAQREPLSSETQYSADTRRPAPQKALYSTAMESIQGEARRGGTMETDDHMGGIPARNSKGERLLLYIGIIDILQSYRFVKKLEHSWKALVHDGDTVSVHRPGFYAERFQRFMCNTVFKKIPLKPSPSKKFRSGSSFSRRVGSSGNSCITYQPSVSGEHKAQVTTKAEVEPGVHLGRPDVLPQTPPLEEISEGSPIPDPSFSPVVGETLQMLTTSTTLEKLEVAESEFTH is encoded by the exons GTTTCAACTTTCTGTGCTGTGGGGTCAGCCGTAAGAGAG CATCTGGAATCAAGAGACCTGTGGCACCTGAG GTGCCTTATGCCTCTGGCATGCCCATCAAGAAAATAGGTCATCGAAGTGTTGATTCCTCAGGAGAGACAACATACAAAAAG ACAACCTCATCAGCCTTGAAAGGTGCCATCCAGTTAGGCATTACCCACACTGTGGGGAGCCTGAGTACCAAACCAGAGCGTGATGTCCTCATGCAAGATTTCTACGTGGTGGAGAGTATCTTCTTCCCCAG TGAAGGGAGCAACCTGACCCCTGCTCATCACTACAATGACTTTCGTTTCAAGACCTACGCACCTGTTGCCTTCCGCTACTTCCGGGAGCTATTTGGTATCCGGCCTGATGATTACTTG TATTCCCTCTGCAGTGAGCCGCTGATTGAACTCTGCAGCTCTGGAGCTAGTGGTTCCCTTTTCTATGTGTCCAGTGACGATGAGTTCATTATTAAGACAGTCCAACATAAAGAGGCGGAATTTCTGCAGAAGCTGCTTCCAGGATACTACATG AACCTCAACCAGAACCCTCGGACTTTGCTGCCTAAATTCTATGGACTGTACTGTGTGCAGGCAGGTGGCAAGAACATTCGAATTGTGGTGATGAACAATCTTTTACCAAGATCGGTAAAAATGCATATCAAATATGACCTCAAAGGCTCAACCTACAAACGGCGGGCTTCCCAGAAAGAGCGAGAGAAGCCTCTTCCCACATTTAAAGACCTAGACTTCTTACAAGACATCCCTGATGGTCTTTTTTTGGATGCTGACATGTACAATGCTCTCTGTAAGACCCTGCAGCGTGACTGTTTG GTGCTACAGAGCTTCAAGATAATGGATTATAGCCTCTTGATGTCAATCCATAATATAGATCATGCACAACGAGAGCCCTTAAGCAGCGAAACACAGTACTCAGCTGACACTCGAAGACCGGCCCCCCAAAAGGCTCTGTATTCTACAGCCATGGAATCCATCCAGGGAGAGGCTCGACGGGGTGGCACCATGGAGACTGATGACCA tatGGGTGGCATCCCTGCCCGGAATAGTAAAGGGGAAAGGCTTCTGCTTTATATTGGCATCATTGACATTCTGCAGTCTTACAG GTTTGTTAAGAAGTTGGAGCACTCTTGGAAGGCCCTGGTACATGATGGG GACACTGTCTCAGTGCATCGCCCAGGCTTCTACGCTGAACGGTTCCAGCGCTTCATGTGCAACACAGTATTTAAGAAGATTCCCT TGAAGCCTTCTCCTTCCAAAAAGTTTCGGTCTGGCTCATCTTTCTCTCGGCGAGTAGGCTCCAGTGGCAACTCCTGCATTACTTACCAGCCGTCGGTCTCTGGGGAACACAAGGCACAAGTGACAACAAAGGCGGAAGTGGAGCCAG gcGTTCACCTTGGTCGTCCTGATGTTTTACCTCAGACTCCACCTTTGGAGGAAATCAGTGAGGGCTCACCTATTCCTGACCCCAGTTTCTCACCTGTAGTTGGAGAGACTTTGCAAATGCTAACTACAAG TACAACCTTGGAAAAGCTTGAAGTTGCAGAGTCAGAGTTCACCCAT TAA
- the PIP5K1A gene encoding phosphatidylinositol 4-phosphate 5-kinase type-1 alpha isoform X1, with translation MASASSGPSSSVGFSSFDPAVPSCTSSSGFNFLCCGVSRKRAASGIKRPVAPEVLEAKQDFYPSLVPYASGMPIKKIGHRSVDSSGETTYKKTTSSALKGAIQLGITHTVGSLSTKPERDVLMQDFYVVESIFFPSEGSNLTPAHHYNDFRFKTYAPVAFRYFRELFGIRPDDYLYSLCSEPLIELCSSGASGSLFYVSSDDEFIIKTVQHKEAEFLQKLLPGYYMNLNQNPRTLLPKFYGLYCVQAGGKNIRIVVMNNLLPRSVKMHIKYDLKGSTYKRRASQKEREKPLPTFKDLDFLQDIPDGLFLDADMYNALCKTLQRDCLVLQSFKIMDYSLLMSIHNIDHAQREPLSSETQYSADTRRPAPQKALYSTAMESIQGEARRGGTMETDDHMGGIPARNSKGERLLLYIGIIDILQSYRFVKKLEHSWKALVHDGDTVSVHRPGFYAERFQRFMCNTVFKKIPLKPSPSKKFRSGSSFSRRVGSSGNSCITYQPSVSGEHKAQVTTKAEVEPGVHLGRPDVLPQTPPLEEISEGSPIPDPSFSPVVGETLQMLTTSTTLEKLEVAESEFTH, from the exons GTTTCAACTTTCTGTGCTGTGGGGTCAGCCGTAAGAGAG cagCATCTGGAATCAAGAGACCTGTGGCACCTGAG GTCTTGGAAGCTAAACAGGATTTTTACCCCTCATTG GTGCCTTATGCCTCTGGCATGCCCATCAAGAAAATAGGTCATCGAAGTGTTGATTCCTCAGGAGAGACAACATACAAAAAG ACAACCTCATCAGCCTTGAAAGGTGCCATCCAGTTAGGCATTACCCACACTGTGGGGAGCCTGAGTACCAAACCAGAGCGTGATGTCCTCATGCAAGATTTCTACGTGGTGGAGAGTATCTTCTTCCCCAG TGAAGGGAGCAACCTGACCCCTGCTCATCACTACAATGACTTTCGTTTCAAGACCTACGCACCTGTTGCCTTCCGCTACTTCCGGGAGCTATTTGGTATCCGGCCTGATGATTACTTG TATTCCCTCTGCAGTGAGCCGCTGATTGAACTCTGCAGCTCTGGAGCTAGTGGTTCCCTTTTCTATGTGTCCAGTGACGATGAGTTCATTATTAAGACAGTCCAACATAAAGAGGCGGAATTTCTGCAGAAGCTGCTTCCAGGATACTACATG AACCTCAACCAGAACCCTCGGACTTTGCTGCCTAAATTCTATGGACTGTACTGTGTGCAGGCAGGTGGCAAGAACATTCGAATTGTGGTGATGAACAATCTTTTACCAAGATCGGTAAAAATGCATATCAAATATGACCTCAAAGGCTCAACCTACAAACGGCGGGCTTCCCAGAAAGAGCGAGAGAAGCCTCTTCCCACATTTAAAGACCTAGACTTCTTACAAGACATCCCTGATGGTCTTTTTTTGGATGCTGACATGTACAATGCTCTCTGTAAGACCCTGCAGCGTGACTGTTTG GTGCTACAGAGCTTCAAGATAATGGATTATAGCCTCTTGATGTCAATCCATAATATAGATCATGCACAACGAGAGCCCTTAAGCAGCGAAACACAGTACTCAGCTGACACTCGAAGACCGGCCCCCCAAAAGGCTCTGTATTCTACAGCCATGGAATCCATCCAGGGAGAGGCTCGACGGGGTGGCACCATGGAGACTGATGACCA tatGGGTGGCATCCCTGCCCGGAATAGTAAAGGGGAAAGGCTTCTGCTTTATATTGGCATCATTGACATTCTGCAGTCTTACAG GTTTGTTAAGAAGTTGGAGCACTCTTGGAAGGCCCTGGTACATGATGGG GACACTGTCTCAGTGCATCGCCCAGGCTTCTACGCTGAACGGTTCCAGCGCTTCATGTGCAACACAGTATTTAAGAAGATTCCCT TGAAGCCTTCTCCTTCCAAAAAGTTTCGGTCTGGCTCATCTTTCTCTCGGCGAGTAGGCTCCAGTGGCAACTCCTGCATTACTTACCAGCCGTCGGTCTCTGGGGAACACAAGGCACAAGTGACAACAAAGGCGGAAGTGGAGCCAG gcGTTCACCTTGGTCGTCCTGATGTTTTACCTCAGACTCCACCTTTGGAGGAAATCAGTGAGGGCTCACCTATTCCTGACCCCAGTTTCTCACCTGTAGTTGGAGAGACTTTGCAAATGCTAACTACAAG TACAACCTTGGAAAAGCTTGAAGTTGCAGAGTCAGAGTTCACCCAT TAA
- the PIP5K1A gene encoding phosphatidylinositol 4-phosphate 5-kinase type-1 alpha isoform X2 — protein MASASSGPSSSVGFSSFDPAVPSCTSSSGFNFLCCGVSRKRASGIKRPVAPEVLEAKQDFYPSLVPYASGMPIKKIGHRSVDSSGETTYKKTTSSALKGAIQLGITHTVGSLSTKPERDVLMQDFYVVESIFFPSEGSNLTPAHHYNDFRFKTYAPVAFRYFRELFGIRPDDYLYSLCSEPLIELCSSGASGSLFYVSSDDEFIIKTVQHKEAEFLQKLLPGYYMNLNQNPRTLLPKFYGLYCVQAGGKNIRIVVMNNLLPRSVKMHIKYDLKGSTYKRRASQKEREKPLPTFKDLDFLQDIPDGLFLDADMYNALCKTLQRDCLVLQSFKIMDYSLLMSIHNIDHAQREPLSSETQYSADTRRPAPQKALYSTAMESIQGEARRGGTMETDDHMGGIPARNSKGERLLLYIGIIDILQSYRFVKKLEHSWKALVHDGDTVSVHRPGFYAERFQRFMCNTVFKKIPLKPSPSKKFRSGSSFSRRVGSSGNSCITYQPSVSGEHKAQVTTKAEVEPGVHLGRPDVLPQTPPLEEISEGSPIPDPSFSPVVGETLQMLTTSTTLEKLEVAESEFTH, from the exons GTTTCAACTTTCTGTGCTGTGGGGTCAGCCGTAAGAGAG CATCTGGAATCAAGAGACCTGTGGCACCTGAG GTCTTGGAAGCTAAACAGGATTTTTACCCCTCATTG GTGCCTTATGCCTCTGGCATGCCCATCAAGAAAATAGGTCATCGAAGTGTTGATTCCTCAGGAGAGACAACATACAAAAAG ACAACCTCATCAGCCTTGAAAGGTGCCATCCAGTTAGGCATTACCCACACTGTGGGGAGCCTGAGTACCAAACCAGAGCGTGATGTCCTCATGCAAGATTTCTACGTGGTGGAGAGTATCTTCTTCCCCAG TGAAGGGAGCAACCTGACCCCTGCTCATCACTACAATGACTTTCGTTTCAAGACCTACGCACCTGTTGCCTTCCGCTACTTCCGGGAGCTATTTGGTATCCGGCCTGATGATTACTTG TATTCCCTCTGCAGTGAGCCGCTGATTGAACTCTGCAGCTCTGGAGCTAGTGGTTCCCTTTTCTATGTGTCCAGTGACGATGAGTTCATTATTAAGACAGTCCAACATAAAGAGGCGGAATTTCTGCAGAAGCTGCTTCCAGGATACTACATG AACCTCAACCAGAACCCTCGGACTTTGCTGCCTAAATTCTATGGACTGTACTGTGTGCAGGCAGGTGGCAAGAACATTCGAATTGTGGTGATGAACAATCTTTTACCAAGATCGGTAAAAATGCATATCAAATATGACCTCAAAGGCTCAACCTACAAACGGCGGGCTTCCCAGAAAGAGCGAGAGAAGCCTCTTCCCACATTTAAAGACCTAGACTTCTTACAAGACATCCCTGATGGTCTTTTTTTGGATGCTGACATGTACAATGCTCTCTGTAAGACCCTGCAGCGTGACTGTTTG GTGCTACAGAGCTTCAAGATAATGGATTATAGCCTCTTGATGTCAATCCATAATATAGATCATGCACAACGAGAGCCCTTAAGCAGCGAAACACAGTACTCAGCTGACACTCGAAGACCGGCCCCCCAAAAGGCTCTGTATTCTACAGCCATGGAATCCATCCAGGGAGAGGCTCGACGGGGTGGCACCATGGAGACTGATGACCA tatGGGTGGCATCCCTGCCCGGAATAGTAAAGGGGAAAGGCTTCTGCTTTATATTGGCATCATTGACATTCTGCAGTCTTACAG GTTTGTTAAGAAGTTGGAGCACTCTTGGAAGGCCCTGGTACATGATGGG GACACTGTCTCAGTGCATCGCCCAGGCTTCTACGCTGAACGGTTCCAGCGCTTCATGTGCAACACAGTATTTAAGAAGATTCCCT TGAAGCCTTCTCCTTCCAAAAAGTTTCGGTCTGGCTCATCTTTCTCTCGGCGAGTAGGCTCCAGTGGCAACTCCTGCATTACTTACCAGCCGTCGGTCTCTGGGGAACACAAGGCACAAGTGACAACAAAGGCGGAAGTGGAGCCAG gcGTTCACCTTGGTCGTCCTGATGTTTTACCTCAGACTCCACCTTTGGAGGAAATCAGTGAGGGCTCACCTATTCCTGACCCCAGTTTCTCACCTGTAGTTGGAGAGACTTTGCAAATGCTAACTACAAG TACAACCTTGGAAAAGCTTGAAGTTGCAGAGTCAGAGTTCACCCAT TAA
- the PIP5K1A gene encoding phosphatidylinositol 4-phosphate 5-kinase type-1 alpha isoform X9, which yields MEYAQGLSASGIKRPVAPEVPYASGMPIKKIGHRSVDSSGETTYKKTTSSALKGAIQLGITHTVGSLSTKPERDVLMQDFYVVESIFFPSEGSNLTPAHHYNDFRFKTYAPVAFRYFRELFGIRPDDYLYSLCSEPLIELCSSGASGSLFYVSSDDEFIIKTVQHKEAEFLQKLLPGYYMNLNQNPRTLLPKFYGLYCVQAGGKNIRIVVMNNLLPRSVKMHIKYDLKGSTYKRRASQKEREKPLPTFKDLDFLQDIPDGLFLDADMYNALCKTLQRDCLVLQSFKIMDYSLLMSIHNIDHAQREPLSSETQYSADTRRPAPQKALYSTAMESIQGEARRGGTMETDDHMGGIPARNSKGERLLLYIGIIDILQSYRFVKKLEHSWKALVHDGDTVSVHRPGFYAERFQRFMCNTVFKKIPLKPSPSKKFRSGSSFSRRVGSSGNSCITYQPSVSGEHKAQVTTKAEVEPGVHLGRPDVLPQTPPLEEISEGSPIPDPSFSPVVGETLQMLTTSTTLEKLEVAESEFTH from the exons atggaatatgcACAAGGCCTAT cagCATCTGGAATCAAGAGACCTGTGGCACCTGAG GTGCCTTATGCCTCTGGCATGCCCATCAAGAAAATAGGTCATCGAAGTGTTGATTCCTCAGGAGAGACAACATACAAAAAG ACAACCTCATCAGCCTTGAAAGGTGCCATCCAGTTAGGCATTACCCACACTGTGGGGAGCCTGAGTACCAAACCAGAGCGTGATGTCCTCATGCAAGATTTCTACGTGGTGGAGAGTATCTTCTTCCCCAG TGAAGGGAGCAACCTGACCCCTGCTCATCACTACAATGACTTTCGTTTCAAGACCTACGCACCTGTTGCCTTCCGCTACTTCCGGGAGCTATTTGGTATCCGGCCTGATGATTACTTG TATTCCCTCTGCAGTGAGCCGCTGATTGAACTCTGCAGCTCTGGAGCTAGTGGTTCCCTTTTCTATGTGTCCAGTGACGATGAGTTCATTATTAAGACAGTCCAACATAAAGAGGCGGAATTTCTGCAGAAGCTGCTTCCAGGATACTACATG AACCTCAACCAGAACCCTCGGACTTTGCTGCCTAAATTCTATGGACTGTACTGTGTGCAGGCAGGTGGCAAGAACATTCGAATTGTGGTGATGAACAATCTTTTACCAAGATCGGTAAAAATGCATATCAAATATGACCTCAAAGGCTCAACCTACAAACGGCGGGCTTCCCAGAAAGAGCGAGAGAAGCCTCTTCCCACATTTAAAGACCTAGACTTCTTACAAGACATCCCTGATGGTCTTTTTTTGGATGCTGACATGTACAATGCTCTCTGTAAGACCCTGCAGCGTGACTGTTTG GTGCTACAGAGCTTCAAGATAATGGATTATAGCCTCTTGATGTCAATCCATAATATAGATCATGCACAACGAGAGCCCTTAAGCAGCGAAACACAGTACTCAGCTGACACTCGAAGACCGGCCCCCCAAAAGGCTCTGTATTCTACAGCCATGGAATCCATCCAGGGAGAGGCTCGACGGGGTGGCACCATGGAGACTGATGACCA tatGGGTGGCATCCCTGCCCGGAATAGTAAAGGGGAAAGGCTTCTGCTTTATATTGGCATCATTGACATTCTGCAGTCTTACAG GTTTGTTAAGAAGTTGGAGCACTCTTGGAAGGCCCTGGTACATGATGGG GACACTGTCTCAGTGCATCGCCCAGGCTTCTACGCTGAACGGTTCCAGCGCTTCATGTGCAACACAGTATTTAAGAAGATTCCCT TGAAGCCTTCTCCTTCCAAAAAGTTTCGGTCTGGCTCATCTTTCTCTCGGCGAGTAGGCTCCAGTGGCAACTCCTGCATTACTTACCAGCCGTCGGTCTCTGGGGAACACAAGGCACAAGTGACAACAAAGGCGGAAGTGGAGCCAG gcGTTCACCTTGGTCGTCCTGATGTTTTACCTCAGACTCCACCTTTGGAGGAAATCAGTGAGGGCTCACCTATTCCTGACCCCAGTTTCTCACCTGTAGTTGGAGAGACTTTGCAAATGCTAACTACAAG TACAACCTTGGAAAAGCTTGAAGTTGCAGAGTCAGAGTTCACCCAT TAA
- the PIP5K1A gene encoding phosphatidylinositol 4-phosphate 5-kinase type-1 alpha isoform X5: MASASSGPSSSVGFSSFDPAVPSCTSSSAASGIKRPVAPEVLEAKQDFYPSLVPYASGMPIKKIGHRSVDSSGETTYKKTTSSALKGAIQLGITHTVGSLSTKPERDVLMQDFYVVESIFFPSEGSNLTPAHHYNDFRFKTYAPVAFRYFRELFGIRPDDYLYSLCSEPLIELCSSGASGSLFYVSSDDEFIIKTVQHKEAEFLQKLLPGYYMNLNQNPRTLLPKFYGLYCVQAGGKNIRIVVMNNLLPRSVKMHIKYDLKGSTYKRRASQKEREKPLPTFKDLDFLQDIPDGLFLDADMYNALCKTLQRDCLVLQSFKIMDYSLLMSIHNIDHAQREPLSSETQYSADTRRPAPQKALYSTAMESIQGEARRGGTMETDDHMGGIPARNSKGERLLLYIGIIDILQSYRFVKKLEHSWKALVHDGDTVSVHRPGFYAERFQRFMCNTVFKKIPLKPSPSKKFRSGSSFSRRVGSSGNSCITYQPSVSGEHKAQVTTKAEVEPGVHLGRPDVLPQTPPLEEISEGSPIPDPSFSPVVGETLQMLTTSTTLEKLEVAESEFTH; this comes from the exons cagCATCTGGAATCAAGAGACCTGTGGCACCTGAG GTCTTGGAAGCTAAACAGGATTTTTACCCCTCATTG GTGCCTTATGCCTCTGGCATGCCCATCAAGAAAATAGGTCATCGAAGTGTTGATTCCTCAGGAGAGACAACATACAAAAAG ACAACCTCATCAGCCTTGAAAGGTGCCATCCAGTTAGGCATTACCCACACTGTGGGGAGCCTGAGTACCAAACCAGAGCGTGATGTCCTCATGCAAGATTTCTACGTGGTGGAGAGTATCTTCTTCCCCAG TGAAGGGAGCAACCTGACCCCTGCTCATCACTACAATGACTTTCGTTTCAAGACCTACGCACCTGTTGCCTTCCGCTACTTCCGGGAGCTATTTGGTATCCGGCCTGATGATTACTTG TATTCCCTCTGCAGTGAGCCGCTGATTGAACTCTGCAGCTCTGGAGCTAGTGGTTCCCTTTTCTATGTGTCCAGTGACGATGAGTTCATTATTAAGACAGTCCAACATAAAGAGGCGGAATTTCTGCAGAAGCTGCTTCCAGGATACTACATG AACCTCAACCAGAACCCTCGGACTTTGCTGCCTAAATTCTATGGACTGTACTGTGTGCAGGCAGGTGGCAAGAACATTCGAATTGTGGTGATGAACAATCTTTTACCAAGATCGGTAAAAATGCATATCAAATATGACCTCAAAGGCTCAACCTACAAACGGCGGGCTTCCCAGAAAGAGCGAGAGAAGCCTCTTCCCACATTTAAAGACCTAGACTTCTTACAAGACATCCCTGATGGTCTTTTTTTGGATGCTGACATGTACAATGCTCTCTGTAAGACCCTGCAGCGTGACTGTTTG GTGCTACAGAGCTTCAAGATAATGGATTATAGCCTCTTGATGTCAATCCATAATATAGATCATGCACAACGAGAGCCCTTAAGCAGCGAAACACAGTACTCAGCTGACACTCGAAGACCGGCCCCCCAAAAGGCTCTGTATTCTACAGCCATGGAATCCATCCAGGGAGAGGCTCGACGGGGTGGCACCATGGAGACTGATGACCA tatGGGTGGCATCCCTGCCCGGAATAGTAAAGGGGAAAGGCTTCTGCTTTATATTGGCATCATTGACATTCTGCAGTCTTACAG GTTTGTTAAGAAGTTGGAGCACTCTTGGAAGGCCCTGGTACATGATGGG GACACTGTCTCAGTGCATCGCCCAGGCTTCTACGCTGAACGGTTCCAGCGCTTCATGTGCAACACAGTATTTAAGAAGATTCCCT TGAAGCCTTCTCCTTCCAAAAAGTTTCGGTCTGGCTCATCTTTCTCTCGGCGAGTAGGCTCCAGTGGCAACTCCTGCATTACTTACCAGCCGTCGGTCTCTGGGGAACACAAGGCACAAGTGACAACAAAGGCGGAAGTGGAGCCAG gcGTTCACCTTGGTCGTCCTGATGTTTTACCTCAGACTCCACCTTTGGAGGAAATCAGTGAGGGCTCACCTATTCCTGACCCCAGTTTCTCACCTGTAGTTGGAGAGACTTTGCAAATGCTAACTACAAG TACAACCTTGGAAAAGCTTGAAGTTGCAGAGTCAGAGTTCACCCAT TAA